A genome region from Mercenaria mercenaria strain notata chromosome 11, MADL_Memer_1, whole genome shotgun sequence includes the following:
- the LOC123531611 gene encoding uncharacterized protein LOC123531611: protein MKSTKRFERKTGATSTCSDNSLNIGRENEYNSRNISETGWKDTRVTETRTSAISDSGRKMNTNVTRDYVRKSEKECQQQNGVRITQRNFLSKAEFPDVQSAASIKDINKIDKSYHRNGQMKRHSTNKVAKFKPFDANKAPANFQNCNMIVNSQKCRQNFQNCNPGMMNGQQFYTAQGPVMYQYIPPQEYGQAPQPIMKMYVPSVNAALHPTGSSATAVAPNGEKIFIPLDDSRYEIKRSNHDLYEMPQDCDLYPLSSEGNFESNVQVHSPRPIDIRGSLSDEWSGSSQDGPYSETESEHDTELETETDASEVANNFVADVLKTITESVENLAFQSSEGQDRSNAEGTNTVEQVSCENNENNVTDIETFKELPMKCVQPKKEDFDLKEILVQTNKPNETQITAIGSSSSETDEPITKKRAKVNNESKGLEEKSKKLEALKGNKKPKNKKPHAWKENRKEKQDKTKTNNRHEVTVESTNERKVYVDGGERDTENSLNECAGNSPAEESQDNVIIDGQGYFKTHQLQNGQYQPYYTPDTYTFVPNQYQQCQYSTAPEYTMFVHDACPPPAQDEVYSPVHKSLSGEVKNNYASVHQSQTLAGGNSQQEASANVSGASEEQIHSNTEAAVSPVVHYENYCATNGSSPHAWTSCETQPVYNQFSSGTVANQSEQQSEGQGQIYISYDEDSVYVDPESGLSYPALHVTDDFLITVILREGVFLEITADKVLRLVNHEKKLVVAINETGNKACVIHPAARIYQSDSNMHAELYLGRRAKMTEELVIFGNKLKAYKFDNRMVTEMTEEPVYRDLSHDESVSFLSTDGAIGNEEMKLKIEEILAHAHFWKNGTSGAAVVINGTKVVQNERGDVSVYCGPIKFLRMNPNKMILRLKTQCIEVDIETNWNVKITRGAHALNASHMGFIVSNGKIKASLDSNNNLHSFSMPDHRFLMLGQPVSHHRPGVPGGQWRRTSYRKTEPEGDHWGYVRRRPDDDQSLFRDWEEGWDYDFNNRNCHRRWDPQAGRWVYPSRPRHWQEYS from the exons ATGAAATCAACGAAAAGATTTGAACGAAAAACAGGAGCAACATCTACTTGTTCAGACAATTCGCTTAATATCGGGAGAGAAAATGAGTACAATTCTCGAAATATTTCGGAGACAGGCTGGAAGGATACTCGTGTAACAGAAACAAGAACATCTGCAATTTCTGATTCTGgaagaaaaatgaatacaaatgttaCAAGAGACTACGTAAGAAAATCTGAGAAGGAATGTCAGCAACAAAACGGCGTCCGAATAACGCAAAGAAATTTCCTGTCAAAGGCGGAGTTTCCCGATGTTCAGTCTGCCGCTAGCATTAAAGACATAAATAAGATCGACAAGTCATATCACAGAAACGGACAAATGAAACGGCATTCTACAAACAAAGTCGCAAAATTTAAACCATTCGACGCTAACAAAGCGCCGGCCAACTTTCAGAATTGTAACATGATTGTAAACAGTCAAAAATGTcgccaaaattttcaaaattgtaacCCAGGAATGATGAATGGACAGCAGTTTTATACTGCACAAGGACCGGTCATGTACCAGTATATACCACCGCAAGAATACGGACAGGCACCTCAACCCATTATGAAAATGTACGTACCAAGTGTGAACGCGGCTTTGCATCCTACTGGTTCCTCCGCGACTGCTGTAGCACCAAATGGAGAAAAGATATTTATACCATTAGACGACAGCAGGTATGAAATCAAGCGAAGCAACCACGATCTGTACGAAATGCCTCAAGATTGTGATTTGTACCCCTTGTCTTCAGAAGGCAATTTTGAAAGCAACGTCCAGGTACATTCTCCAAGACCGATTGATATTCGAGGTAGTTTATCCGATGAATGGAGTGGCTCGAGTCAGGATGGACCTTACAGTGAAACTGAAAGTGAACACGACACTGAACTAGAGACTGAAACAGATGCATCCGAAGTAGCTAACAACTTTGTGGCAGATGTTTTAAAAACGATAACTGAAAGTGTAGAAAACTTGGCTTTTCAGAGTTCTGAAGGTCAGGATAGATCTAATGCCGAAGGTACAAATACAGTAGAACAAGTGTCgtgtgaaaataatgaaaataatgtcaCAGATATCGAAACATTTAAAGAGTTACCAATGAAATGCGTTCAACCAAAGAAAGAGGATTTTGATTTGAAGGAAATTCTTGTACAGACTAACAAGCCTAATGAAACACAAATAACAGCTATTGGCAGTTCTAGTTCTGAAACTGACGAACCAATCACTAAAAAACGGGCTAAAGTCAATAACGAATCAAAAGGTCTTgaggaaaaaagtaaaaaattagaGGCGTTAAAGGGAAATAAAAAGCCTAAGAATAAAAAGCCACACGCGTGGAAGGagaacagaaaagaaaaacaggacaaaactaaaacaaataacaGACATGAAGTAACAGTAGAATCAACAAACGAGAGAAAGGTTTATGTGGATGGGGGCGAACGTGATACAGAAAACTCACTAAACGAGTGTGCAGGAAATAGTCCTGCAGAAGAATCTCAAGATAACGTGATTATTGACGGGCAAGGGTATTTCAAAACACACCAGTTACAAAATGGCCAGTACCAACCTTACTATACCCCAGACACTTACACTTTTGTACCGAACCAGTACCAGCAGTGCCAGTATTCAACTGCCCCAGAATACACTATGTTCGTACACGATGCATGTCCTCCTCCGGCTCAAGATGAAGTGTACAGCCCGGTGCATAAAAGTCTATCCGGGGAAGTGAAAAACAACTATGCATCGGTGCACCAGTCTCAG acgCTTGCCGGAGGTAACAGTCAGCAGGAGGCTTCTGCCAACGTAAGCGGAGCGTCAGAAGAACAGATACACAGTAACACGGAGGCAGCTGTAAGTCCTGTTGTTCATTACGAAAATTATTGTGCTACTAATGGTTCATCACCTCATGCATGGACATCTTGCGAAACCCAGCCAGTCTACAACCAGTTTAGTTCTGGTACAGTGGCTAACCAATCTGAGCAACAgtccgaaggtcaaggtcaaatttacaTAAGTTATGATGAAGACAGCGTGTACGTAGATCCGGAGAGTGGACTTTCATACCCGGCACTGCACGTGACAGACGATTTCCTCATCACAGTCATACTCCGTGAAGGCGTTTTCCTGGAAATAACAGCTGATAAGGTACTGAGACTTGTAAACCACGAGAAAAAACTTGTGGTCGCCATTAATGAAACTGGGAACAAGGCATGCGTGATTCATCCCGCAGCGAGGATCTACCAGTCTGATTCTAACATGCACGCAGAACTATATTTAGGCAGACGGGCAAAGATGACAGAAGAATTAGTTATATTCGGTAACAAACTGAAAGCATACAAATTTGACAATAGAATGGTTACAGAAATGACAGAGGAACCCGTTTACCGCGACCTGTCACATGATGAATCTGTGTCATTCTTATCGACAGATGGCGCTATCGGAAATGaagaaatgaaattgaaaattgaaGAGATCCTTGCGCATGCTCACTTTTGGAAGAACGGAACTTCTGGAGCCGCTGTAGTCATTAATGGTACAAAGGTTGTGCAAAATGAGAGAGGGGATGTCAGCGTCTATTGTGGACCAATCAAATTTCTTCGTATGAATCCTAATAAAATGATACTGAGACTGAAAACACAGTGTATAGAGGTTGATATTGAAACAAACTGGAATGTCAAAATAACACGTGGTGCGCATGCGCTGAACGCTAGTCACATGGGATTCATTGTGAGCAACGGGAAGATTAAGGCGAGCTTAGACAGCAataacaatttacattcattctCTATGCCTGATCACCGATTTCTTATGCTGGGTCAGCCAGTTTCCCATCATCGACCTGGTGTGCCAGGAGGACAGTGGCGTCGAACTTCATACCGCAAAACAGAACCAGAAGGTGATCATTGGGGCTACGTTCGACGGCGTCCCGATGATGACCAGAGTCTCTTCAGAGACTGGGAGGAGGGATGGGACTATGACTTTAATAATCGGAACTGTCATAGAAGATGGGACCCTCAAGCCGGTCGCTGGGTATATCCTTCACGACCAAGACACTGGCAAGAATACTCCTGA